One part of the Bacteroidia bacterium genome encodes these proteins:
- a CDS encoding DUF1553 domain-containing protein produces the protein MPALKLSGFTSYLIGTSVLILGIGLSACNSGPKIDYSTQVKPILNKNCIHCHGGVKQNGGFSLLNRELAMAPTESEHPAIIPFDADNSELIKRLTHSNPEKRMPFEKDALAENEVEILRQWIEEGAEWGTHWAYVPLKEVEVPKETLRADINGSENWGANSIDAFIAQKMEEKGLSPNPEAQKEVLLRRLSFDLTGLPASDELREAFLREEDPISYEVVIDSLLASQSYGERWAAMWMDLARYADSKGFERDFSRTIWEYRDYVIRSFNQDLPYDQFIIEQMAGDLLPTPTDAQYIATGFHRNTTTNDEGGTNNEEFRTYAIINRVNTTWEALMGTTFSCTQCHGHPYDPIPHEEYYEFMAFLNNTRDNDTHPDYPWLRMFSEVEKGELASLKKWVGAQSSEEKASKIEGFLKTWQPVSYSLETDSMVNAALYDTKYLGFRYKGMARFRHLDLSGKDAFLMRVLRNGDGGKIRIHIDAPAGKKILDAKLDKSKAIADFYQFPIEKTTGTHDLYIFYDNPRMASNPDAMGFQFDWFTFVEDLPGKGTASYAENEKRFWELMQSKADHSLIMRENPEDRRRKTHVFDRGNWLVAEQEVQPDVPGILPDFPADAPRNRLGLAQWIVSTENPLTARTIVNRLWEQIFGQGLAETLEDLGSQGIPPSHPELLDYLAWNFMHTHNWSIKGLLKEILLSDTYRQSSVVDAQKRDADPYNKYYARGARVRLSAEQIRDQALAVSDLLSEKMYGPPVMPYQPEGVWAAPYNSQAWKISEGEDRFRRALYTFVKRGSPYPAMETFDVANREVCSSRRIRTNTPLQALLTLNDPVYVEAAQNFAKWIEKQGNSSLEEKISIAYMRAVGRAIPADKLKVFGDLYEASKENYEQDEEEAKELLGEWENEEVAHAAAMVMLANAMFNLDEFLTK, from the coding sequence ATGCCGGCCCTCAAACTTTCCGGATTTACTAGCTACCTGATTGGAACATCTGTCCTAATCCTTGGCATAGGCCTTTCTGCATGCAATTCCGGCCCCAAAATAGATTACAGCACCCAGGTAAAACCCATCCTGAACAAGAATTGCATCCACTGCCATGGCGGAGTAAAACAAAACGGAGGCTTTAGTCTATTGAACCGGGAATTGGCTATGGCTCCAACGGAATCCGAGCATCCAGCCATCATCCCTTTTGATGCGGATAATAGTGAGTTGATCAAACGACTTACTCATTCCAATCCCGAAAAACGCATGCCTTTTGAGAAGGATGCTTTGGCAGAAAATGAGGTAGAGATTTTGAGGCAATGGATAGAGGAAGGGGCAGAATGGGGTACACATTGGGCCTATGTTCCGCTAAAGGAGGTAGAGGTGCCGAAGGAAACCTTACGAGCTGATATAAATGGAAGTGAAAATTGGGGGGCTAATAGCATCGATGCCTTCATTGCTCAAAAAATGGAGGAAAAGGGACTGAGTCCTAATCCGGAAGCGCAGAAAGAAGTGCTGCTAAGGCGACTGAGTTTTGACCTGACGGGATTGCCAGCTTCGGATGAATTGAGGGAAGCTTTTCTACGAGAAGAAGATCCCATTTCCTACGAGGTAGTAATTGATAGTCTTCTGGCTTCACAAAGCTATGGAGAAAGATGGGCCGCGATGTGGATGGACCTGGCACGCTATGCAGATAGCAAAGGCTTTGAACGTGATTTTTCCCGTACGATTTGGGAGTACCGCGATTATGTCATTCGGTCTTTCAATCAGGACCTGCCCTATGACCAATTCATTATCGAACAAATGGCAGGCGATCTTCTTCCTACTCCCACAGATGCTCAATACATCGCCACAGGCTTTCACCGAAATACCACCACCAATGACGAAGGGGGAACCAATAATGAAGAATTCCGCACCTATGCCATCATCAATCGGGTGAACACGACCTGGGAAGCCCTCATGGGAACTACCTTCAGTTGCACCCAATGCCACGGCCATCCCTACGATCCTATTCCCCATGAGGAGTACTATGAATTCATGGCTTTTCTCAATAATACCCGCGACAATGATACCCATCCTGACTATCCCTGGTTGCGCATGTTTTCAGAAGTAGAAAAGGGAGAATTGGCTTCCCTCAAGAAATGGGTGGGAGCACAAAGTTCGGAGGAGAAAGCAAGTAAGATAGAAGGCTTCCTCAAAACCTGGCAGCCGGTTAGCTATTCTTTGGAAACAGACTCCATGGTCAATGCGGCTTTGTACGACACCAAATATTTGGGCTTTCGATACAAAGGCATGGCTCGTTTTAGACATCTTGACCTAAGTGGAAAGGATGCTTTCTTGATGCGGGTTCTCAGGAATGGAGATGGGGGCAAAATTCGGATTCATATCGATGCTCCCGCTGGAAAGAAAATTTTGGATGCCAAACTGGATAAGTCAAAAGCCATTGCTGATTTCTACCAATTTCCCATTGAAAAAACGACTGGAACACATGACCTATATATCTTCTATGACAATCCTCGTATGGCAAGCAATCCTGATGCGATGGGCTTCCAATTTGATTGGTTCACATTTGTAGAGGATTTGCCGGGTAAAGGGACGGCTTCCTATGCTGAAAATGAAAAGCGCTTTTGGGAACTTATGCAAAGCAAGGCGGATCATAGCCTGATCATGCGAGAGAATCCGGAAGATCGCAGGCGTAAAACCCATGTTTTTGATCGAGGCAATTGGCTGGTAGCTGAACAGGAAGTTCAGCCCGATGTGCCCGGTATTTTGCCTGACTTCCCAGCCGATGCTCCGCGAAATCGTCTGGGACTGGCTCAATGGATCGTCAGTACGGAAAATCCCCTGACTGCCCGAACCATAGTCAATCGACTTTGGGAACAAATTTTTGGACAAGGATTGGCAGAAACGCTTGAAGATCTGGGTAGCCAGGGCATTCCTCCCAGCCATCCGGAACTTCTCGATTATCTGGCCTGGAACTTTATGCATACCCACAATTGGAGCATAAAAGGACTATTAAAAGAAATCCTGCTCTCAGATACCTATCGACAATCCAGTGTGGTGGATGCCCAAAAACGGGACGCTGACCCTTACAATAAATACTATGCCCGAGGAGCTCGTGTCAGACTTTCTGCTGAGCAAATCAGAGATCAGGCTCTGGCCGTAAGTGATTTGTTGAGTGAAAAAATGTACGGCCCGCCCGTCATGCCATATCAACCGGAGGGAGTGTGGGCCGCACCCTATAATTCTCAAGCCTGGAAGATAAGTGAAGGAGAGGATCGTTTCCGTAGAGCGCTTTATACCTTTGTCAAAAGAGGATCCCCCTATCCGGCCATGGAGACTTTCGATGTAGCCAATCGGGAAGTTTGCAGTTCGAGAAGGATTCGGACGAATACGCCTTTGCAAGCCCTGCTAACCCTCAATGATCCGGTTTATGTGGAAGCTGCACAAAACTTTGCAAAATGGATAGAGAAACAAGGCAATTCATCACTGGAAGAAAAGATAAGCATAGCTTATATGCGAGCGGTAGGAAGAGCCATACCAGCAGATAAATTGAAAGTCTTTGGGGATTTATATGAGGCTTCAAAAGAAAATTATGAGCAGGATGAAGAGGAAGCAAAAGAGCTCTTGGGCGAATGGGAAAATGAGGAAGTAGCCCATGCTGCTGCTATGGTCATGCTGGCCAATGCCATGTTTAACCTTGACGAATTTCTTACCAAATAG
- a CDS encoding DUF1501 domain-containing protein produces MSKKNHQLPKEALHRKLELESRRVFLKKSGWGLGALAFSAMFGGCGLKMEENIPTAFDPGNPLASKFPPFNSRAKSVIYIHMAGAPSQLELFDYKPTLAKLHGQACPESLLAGKQFAFIRGVPSMLGPQAKFKQRGESGAWISERMPFLAEMADDISFLKAVHTDQFNHAPAQLLMHTGSAQIGRPSIGSWVTYGLGTDNQDLPGFVVLTSGGNNPDAGKQIWGSGFLPSVYQGVQCRSKGEPVLYLNDPKGVNRDIRKASIDAINEVNKMTHEEFGDPETLSRISQYELAFRMQTAVPGVMDINTEPDYIHEMYGTEPGKVSFANNALLARKLVENGVRFIQLFDWGWDTHGTGPGGALNIGFVDKCNQTDRPVAALLKDLKQRGLLEETLVVWGGEFGRTPMQENRNGVGQKWAGRDHHPDAFTMWMAGGGIKGGISHGETDELGYSGIAGQQSVYDIQATILHQLGFDHEKFTYDFQGRPFRLTDVEGEVIREII; encoded by the coding sequence ATGAGCAAGAAAAATCATCAATTACCCAAGGAAGCCCTTCATAGAAAGTTGGAGCTGGAAAGCCGGAGGGTGTTCCTCAAGAAAAGCGGTTGGGGACTCGGAGCCCTGGCTTTTTCGGCTATGTTTGGAGGATGTGGATTAAAGATGGAGGAAAATATCCCCACAGCCTTCGATCCGGGCAATCCTTTGGCCTCAAAATTTCCTCCTTTCAATTCCCGGGCGAAATCAGTCATATACATTCATATGGCGGGAGCTCCTTCCCAGTTGGAGCTTTTTGATTACAAGCCTACGCTCGCCAAACTGCATGGACAAGCTTGCCCCGAATCTTTATTGGCCGGCAAGCAGTTTGCTTTTATTCGTGGTGTGCCGAGCATGCTAGGCCCTCAGGCGAAATTCAAGCAAAGAGGAGAATCCGGAGCCTGGATTTCGGAACGTATGCCTTTTTTAGCAGAAATGGCCGATGACATCAGTTTTTTGAAAGCTGTCCATACCGACCAATTCAATCACGCACCCGCACAATTGCTCATGCATACAGGAAGTGCACAAATCGGGCGACCGAGTATAGGTAGCTGGGTTACTTATGGACTGGGTACAGATAATCAGGATTTGCCGGGATTTGTGGTTCTGACTTCCGGGGGAAATAATCCGGATGCCGGTAAGCAAATTTGGGGCAGTGGATTCCTGCCATCTGTCTACCAGGGCGTTCAATGCCGAAGTAAAGGCGAACCCGTCCTTTACCTCAATGATCCTAAAGGCGTAAATAGAGACATTCGAAAAGCTTCTATCGATGCCATCAATGAGGTCAATAAAATGACCCATGAAGAATTTGGTGATCCAGAAACCCTTTCCCGTATTTCTCAATACGAACTGGCCTTTCGTATGCAAACGGCAGTTCCGGGTGTGATGGATATCAATACAGAACCAGATTATATCCATGAAATGTATGGAACGGAACCCGGCAAAGTTTCCTTCGCCAATAATGCATTGCTCGCCCGCAAACTGGTCGAAAATGGGGTTCGTTTTATTCAGCTTTTTGATTGGGGTTGGGATACACATGGAACGGGTCCGGGTGGAGCCTTAAACATTGGCTTTGTTGATAAATGCAATCAAACGGACAGACCTGTAGCTGCCCTCCTGAAAGACCTCAAGCAGAGAGGTTTGTTGGAAGAAACCCTGGTCGTCTGGGGCGGAGAATTTGGGCGTACCCCCATGCAGGAAAACCGAAATGGAGTAGGGCAGAAGTGGGCCGGACGCGATCATCATCCAGATGCCTTTACCATGTGGATGGCCGGTGGTGGCATCAAAGGCGGCATCAGCCATGGCGAAACCGACGAACTCGGCTATAGCGGCATCGCAGGTCAGCAATCGGTTTACGATATCCAAGCAACCATCCTCCATCAATTGGGATTTGATCACGAAAAGTTCACCTATGATTTTCAAGGTAGACCCTTTCGTTTGACCGATGTTGAGGGGGAGGTGATAAGAGAGATAATTTAA
- a CDS encoding TIM barrel protein yields MSNTRRNFLKSSLGAGASFALGASSLFEENKAPFPISRDFTLKIYATNWGFEGDTMAFCKKAKESGYDGVEVWAPRGEKKVKDFMEAVEKHGLSYGFLAGNWGKTYEENLKAFQDYVDYALEMKPDFLNCHSGKDYFSFEQNQAFIEHTTKRHKESGIPISHETHRGRILFNAPLARKFIKAMPELRLTLDISHWTVVHESLLEDQQEAVDLALERTDHVHSRVGFQEGPQVPEPRAPEYKSALDAHFAWWDKVVEHKSKAGETLTMTTEFGPPGYMWALPYTKQPLANLWEVNAHMKDLWRERYG; encoded by the coding sequence ATGAGCAACACCCGCAGAAACTTCCTCAAATCTTCCCTCGGCGCAGGAGCATCATTTGCTCTGGGCGCAAGCTCCCTTTTCGAAGAAAACAAAGCTCCCTTTCCCATATCCCGGGACTTTACACTCAAAATCTACGCGACAAACTGGGGCTTTGAAGGCGATACTATGGCCTTTTGTAAAAAAGCCAAGGAGTCTGGTTACGATGGGGTAGAAGTTTGGGCTCCGCGGGGAGAGAAAAAAGTGAAGGATTTTATGGAAGCGGTTGAAAAGCATGGCTTGTCCTACGGTTTCCTTGCAGGGAATTGGGGCAAGACCTATGAGGAAAATCTCAAGGCCTTTCAGGATTATGTGGACTATGCGCTTGAGATGAAACCGGATTTTCTCAATTGTCATTCAGGCAAAGACTATTTTAGTTTTGAGCAGAACCAGGCTTTCATTGAGCATACCACTAAGCGCCATAAGGAAAGCGGTATTCCTATCAGTCATGAGACTCATCGAGGGCGTATTCTTTTTAATGCTCCTTTGGCCCGGAAATTTATCAAAGCCATGCCGGAACTGCGATTGACCCTGGATATCTCTCATTGGACGGTGGTGCATGAGTCATTACTGGAGGATCAGCAGGAAGCAGTTGATTTGGCCTTGGAACGAACAGACCATGTACATTCGCGTGTAGGTTTTCAGGAGGGGCCGCAAGTTCCGGAACCTCGAGCACCGGAATATAAATCAGCCCTGGATGCGCATTTTGCCTGGTGGGACAAAGTCGTGGAACATAAATCCAAAGCAGGTGAAACCCTGACCATGACTACCGAATTTGGCCCTCCCGGATATATGTGGGCCTTGCCTTATACGAAACAGCCTTTGGCAAATTTATGGGAGGTCAATGCGCACATGAAGGATTTGTGGCGGGAGAGGTATGGGTAG
- a CDS encoding adenylate/guanylate cyclase domain-containing protein produces MSADHKLAVILFADIEGYTAMMQQNEETALNVMNRFKLVLEAETVQAKGQVVQYFGDGALLTFESAASAVTCAMAMQSAFQAEPFVPVRIGIHLGDVVYKAGNIFGDGVNVASRIESLGVPGAVLMSKSIQNQLKNKTGFLTQSLGRFEFKNVQEALEVFALSNEGFVVPRRGEMKGKLKHKKFSLLKQSWIIATVIAFLGILSWNFGPHAFNSTSNTSEDEINPKQKSIAVLPFRNLSEDSSQVYFSDGMAEEVLNALTQLKGLKVSARTSSFQFRGDEVDLTEVGEKLGVKNVLEGSVQKSGNRLRIHVRLIDIENESQIWSDRFDKRLEDIFLIQDEIAQAIVGQLELRFNFSENLQLVKPPTDDKEAHDLYLRGLHYSNLAYFPQAIEQFENAILLDSTFAAAYAQLSMAKFRLYQPVARVLDHELAAEVRKLAEKALELDSTLDQAFEAMTFVYHDFDNDYQKAEKLLRKALELNPSSSSLYYRLFFNSLFQGSSTDSALMYCQKNLDLDPLNAMAHIQLGLYYFYSEDTLSSQKILIELESLFPRDPLAIWCSALISFRMGDYEHALKKYEPLLPIIKSIKSTQYYMHYLQFLAKVDSVSARKKLLEFQHDASWSASPYAFAIIYKSLGETDKVFEHLEEAIQSQDFASLRYIRFDPFWHDLRGNPRFQKYLHQLNMHLPSFDGQDWGIPYLEVSN; encoded by the coding sequence ATGTCCGCCGATCACAAATTAGCAGTCATTCTTTTTGCCGATATCGAAGGCTATACAGCCATGATGCAGCAGAATGAAGAAACTGCCCTCAATGTGATGAACCGGTTTAAATTGGTTTTAGAAGCAGAAACCGTACAAGCTAAAGGGCAGGTTGTCCAATACTTTGGGGATGGAGCCCTACTAACCTTTGAAAGCGCTGCCAGTGCGGTAACATGTGCTATGGCTATGCAATCTGCATTTCAAGCAGAGCCTTTTGTTCCCGTCCGCATAGGGATTCATTTAGGAGATGTCGTATATAAGGCAGGAAATATATTTGGAGATGGGGTCAATGTTGCATCGAGAATAGAATCACTAGGTGTACCCGGTGCGGTTTTAATGTCGAAATCTATTCAGAATCAGTTGAAAAATAAAACGGGATTTCTGACACAGTCCCTGGGAAGGTTCGAATTCAAAAATGTACAAGAAGCCCTGGAGGTTTTTGCTTTAAGTAATGAAGGCTTTGTGGTGCCCAGAAGAGGAGAAATGAAGGGGAAATTAAAGCACAAAAAGTTCTCTTTATTGAAGCAAAGCTGGATCATTGCAACAGTTATTGCCTTTTTGGGAATCTTAAGCTGGAATTTTGGGCCTCATGCCTTCAATTCCACAAGCAATACGAGTGAGGATGAAATTAACCCAAAACAAAAATCTATTGCTGTACTCCCTTTTCGAAATCTCAGCGAAGATTCTTCTCAAGTATATTTCAGCGATGGTATGGCAGAAGAAGTACTTAATGCCTTGACCCAACTTAAAGGTCTTAAAGTATCCGCCAGAACTTCCTCATTCCAATTTAGAGGTGATGAAGTAGATTTAACAGAAGTCGGAGAGAAATTGGGGGTAAAAAATGTCCTGGAAGGGAGTGTCCAAAAAAGCGGGAATCGTTTACGCATACATGTCAGGCTAATAGATATTGAAAACGAATCCCAGATTTGGTCAGATCGTTTCGATAAGCGATTGGAAGATATATTCCTTATTCAAGATGAAATTGCCCAGGCAATTGTCGGACAATTAGAGTTAAGATTTAACTTCTCTGAGAATCTTCAGCTTGTCAAACCGCCTACGGATGATAAAGAAGCTCATGACCTATACCTAAGAGGACTTCACTATTCCAATTTGGCCTATTTCCCACAAGCAATTGAACAATTTGAAAATGCAATACTTCTCGATTCAACTTTTGCAGCAGCATATGCTCAATTGAGTATGGCAAAATTCAGGTTATACCAACCTGTTGCCAGAGTTTTAGACCATGAGCTTGCAGCCGAGGTTCGGAAGCTTGCTGAAAAAGCATTGGAACTAGATAGCACCCTTGATCAAGCTTTTGAAGCGATGACCTTTGTTTATCATGACTTCGATAATGATTACCAAAAAGCAGAAAAATTATTACGGAAGGCATTAGAACTTAATCCATCTTCGAGCTCTCTATACTATCGACTATTCTTCAATTCTTTGTTCCAGGGTTCTTCTACAGATTCAGCACTAATGTATTGCCAAAAGAATCTCGATCTTGATCCCCTAAATGCAATGGCACATATTCAACTTGGTCTGTACTATTTTTATTCAGAAGATACCCTCTCCTCTCAAAAAATTCTGATCGAACTTGAATCATTGTTTCCAAGAGACCCTTTGGCTATTTGGTGTTCTGCACTTATAAGTTTCCGCATGGGAGACTATGAACATGCGTTAAAAAAATATGAGCCTCTTCTTCCTATTATCAAATCCATAAAGTCAACACAATACTATATGCATTACCTCCAGTTTTTGGCAAAAGTAGATTCTGTCAGTGCTAGAAAAAAGCTGTTAGAATTTCAACATGATGCCAGCTGGTCGGCCTCTCCCTATGCATTTGCAATCATCTACAAGAGTTTGGGCGAAACGGATAAAGTATTCGAACATTTGGAAGAAGCCATTCAATCTCAGGATTTTGCTTCCTTAAGGTATATCAGATTTGATCCTTTCTGGCATGATTTACGAGGGAATCCTCGCTTCCAAAAATACCTTCACCAACTGAATATGCATCTCCCCTCCTTTGATGGACAGGATTGGGGGATTCCGTATTTGGAGGTTTCTAATTGA